From Planococcus halocryophilus, the proteins below share one genomic window:
- a CDS encoding transcription repressor NadR encodes MKKLLGEQRRQFLLEKIKTSNEPITGSDLATLANVSRQVIVGDMTLLKAKGEQIIATSQGYLYLVDRTTEKASRRIACRHQAEDTESELKLLVEAGVTVKDVSIEHPVYGELTAGVHVSNVQEVEAFMKRIRDTGASYLLELTDGTHLHTITAPDTATLDQAVSAMRKSGFLLEESE; translated from the coding sequence ATGAAAAAATTATTAGGTGAACAACGACGCCAGTTTCTACTAGAAAAAATCAAAACGTCAAATGAGCCAATAACCGGCAGTGATTTGGCCACTCTTGCCAATGTATCTCGTCAAGTGATTGTTGGAGATATGACTTTGTTAAAAGCAAAAGGCGAACAAATCATTGCAACCAGCCAAGGTTATTTGTATTTAGTTGATCGCACGACAGAAAAAGCGAGCCGACGCATCGCTTGTCGCCACCAAGCTGAAGATACTGAAAGCGAATTAAAACTATTAGTAGAAGCGGGTGTTACCGTTAAAGATGTGTCAATTGAGCATCCAGTCTACGGCGAATTAACAGCGGGTGTTCACGTATCAAACGTTCAAGAAGTTGAAGCTTTTATGAAACGCATCCGCGATACTGGCGCTAGTTATTTACTGGAGTTAACAGATGGTACACATCTTCACACCATCACCGCACCAGACACTGCGACACTTGATCAAGCTGTGAGCGCAATGCGTAAGAGCGGATTTTTATTGGAGGAAAGCGAATAA
- the queA gene encoding tRNA preQ1(34) S-adenosylmethionine ribosyltransferase-isomerase QueA — MTKLTVKTSLNIQDYDFDLPEELIAQTPLLDRTSSRLLVMNKESGATSHRHFRDIIDYLHKGDTLVLNDTRVLPARLMGVKEDTGANIELLLLKQIEDDVWETLVKPAKKVKIGTVVSFGEGLLRAECTGILDHGGRHFKMIYAGIFYEILDQLGEMPLPPYIREKLEDQDRYQTVFAKERGSAAAPTAGLHFTDELLEKIRNKGVNITFITLHVGLGTFRPVSVDSIEDHEMHSEFYRITKETAELINETKRKGGRIVSVGTTSTRTLESVAQKFDGELQEDSGWTDIFIFPGYEFKAVDGLITNFHLPKSTLVMLVSALSSRDHILNAYNQAVDERYRFFSFGDAMFIEPQKKETHQ, encoded by the coding sequence ATGACAAAACTAACTGTAAAAACAAGCTTAAACATACAAGATTATGATTTTGACTTACCTGAAGAATTGATCGCGCAAACGCCATTACTTGACCGCACGTCAAGTCGGCTTTTGGTTATGAATAAAGAATCAGGAGCGACATCTCACCGTCATTTCCGCGATATAATCGATTACTTGCATAAAGGAGATACGCTCGTATTAAACGATACGCGCGTGTTACCTGCGCGTTTAATGGGTGTCAAAGAAGATACGGGCGCAAACATTGAATTGCTGCTATTAAAGCAAATTGAAGATGATGTGTGGGAGACTTTGGTTAAACCTGCGAAAAAAGTAAAAATCGGTACGGTCGTGTCATTTGGCGAAGGCTTACTGCGTGCAGAATGTACCGGTATTCTCGATCACGGTGGCCGTCATTTTAAAATGATTTACGCCGGTATTTTTTACGAGATTTTGGATCAATTGGGCGAAATGCCATTGCCACCGTATATTCGTGAAAAATTAGAAGACCAAGACCGTTACCAAACGGTTTTTGCTAAAGAACGTGGCAGTGCAGCGGCGCCAACTGCTGGACTTCATTTCACAGATGAATTGCTAGAAAAAATCCGTAACAAAGGCGTTAATATCACGTTTATCACGCTTCACGTGGGACTCGGCACATTCCGCCCAGTGTCGGTTGATTCGATTGAAGACCATGAAATGCATTCGGAATTTTACCGAATTACAAAAGAAACGGCTGAACTCATCAATGAAACAAAAAGAAAAGGTGGACGAATTGTGTCTGTTGGCACAACTTCGACCCGTACGCTTGAGTCTGTTGCTCAAAAATTTGACGGCGAATTACAAGAAGATAGTGGTTGGACAGATATTTTCATTTTCCCAGGCTATGAATTTAAAGCGGTTGATGGCTTGATCACCAATTTCCATTTGCCAAAATCCACATTGGTCATGCTGGTTAGTGCTTTATCAAGCCGAGACCATATTTTAAACGCCTATAACCAAGCAGTAGATGAACGCTACCGCTTCTTCAGTTTTGGAGATGCGATGTTTATTGAACCACAGAAAAAGGAGACTCACCAATGA
- the ruvA gene encoding Holliday junction branch migration protein RuvA — protein sequence MYDYIKGTVTRVTPEYLVIEQQGIGWQIFAPNPYSFGTEDLQVFLHHHVREDAQLLFGFPTFEQRELFRKLISVSGIGPKGALAILASGQPQHVIEAIEQEDESYLVKFPGVGKKTARQMILDLKGKLTEFFGESLGAEDTNSLLAHDRIELEEAMLALGALGYSEREINKVKPQLRDLDLDTEGFMKKALQLLLKQN from the coding sequence ATGTACGATTACATAAAAGGCACGGTGACACGCGTAACGCCTGAATATTTAGTAATAGAGCAACAAGGAATTGGTTGGCAAATTTTTGCGCCAAACCCGTATTCATTTGGTACAGAAGATTTGCAAGTATTTCTTCATCATCATGTGCGAGAAGATGCTCAATTGTTATTTGGCTTTCCAACATTCGAGCAGCGAGAATTGTTTCGCAAATTGATTTCGGTTTCTGGCATCGGTCCAAAAGGTGCGTTAGCCATTTTAGCGAGTGGACAACCCCAACATGTTATTGAAGCGATCGAACAAGAAGATGAATCATATTTGGTGAAATTCCCAGGAGTCGGTAAGAAAACAGCTCGTCAAATGATTTTGGATTTAAAAGGCAAGCTTACCGAGTTTTTCGGCGAATCGTTAGGAGCAGAAGACACGAATAGCTTGTTAGCACATGACCGTATAGAACTTGAAGAAGCGATGCTAGCACTTGGTGCACTCGGTTATTCAGAACGGGAAATCAATAAAGTGAAACCACAATTGCGCGATTTGGATTTAGATACAGAAGGATTTATGAAAAAAGCGTTACAGTTATTACTCAAACAAAACTGA
- the ruvB gene encoding Holliday junction branch migration DNA helicase RuvB: MEDRIIDSEISEFDDRFEQSLRPQMLSQYIGQHKVKHNLQIFIEAAKMRQESLDHVLLYGPPGLGKTTLAAVIANEMEVNVKMTSGPAIERPGDLAAIVSSLEPGDVLFIDEIHRLNRAIEEVLYPAMEDFCLDIVVGKGPTARSVRLDLPPFTLIGATTRAGALSAPLRDRFGVLSRLDYYDTEALTEIVIRSSKLFEADIDPNAAIEIARRSRGTPRIANRLLKRVRDYAQVRGTGTITMDMAEQALEMLQVDPLGLDHIDHKLLTGMIERFRGGPVGLDTIAASIGEESTTIEDVYEPYLLQIGFIQRTPRGRTVTQLAYEHFKMEMPE, encoded by the coding sequence ATGGAAGACCGCATTATAGATAGTGAAATTTCGGAATTTGATGATCGTTTTGAACAATCATTGCGACCTCAAATGTTGTCTCAATATATTGGGCAACATAAAGTAAAACACAATTTGCAAATTTTCATCGAAGCGGCAAAAATGCGTCAAGAAAGTTTAGACCATGTCTTGTTGTACGGGCCTCCTGGACTCGGGAAGACGACGTTGGCTGCTGTTATCGCCAATGAAATGGAAGTTAACGTTAAAATGACCAGCGGACCAGCAATTGAACGTCCGGGTGATTTAGCCGCAATCGTATCGTCATTAGAACCTGGTGATGTATTATTTATCGATGAAATTCATCGTTTAAATCGTGCAATTGAAGAAGTGCTTTATCCGGCGATGGAAGATTTTTGTTTGGATATTGTCGTCGGTAAAGGTCCGACAGCGAGGTCTGTAAGACTCGATTTGCCACCATTTACATTAATTGGCGCAACAACGCGTGCTGGTGCTTTATCGGCGCCGCTGCGTGACCGTTTTGGTGTGTTGTCACGACTCGACTATTACGACACGGAAGCGTTGACAGAAATCGTCATCCGTTCTTCAAAATTATTCGAAGCAGACATTGATCCAAACGCCGCTATTGAAATTGCACGTCGTTCTCGTGGTACGCCGCGTATTGCCAACCGTTTACTAAAACGTGTTCGTGATTATGCACAAGTTCGCGGCACCGGCACCATTACGATGGACATGGCAGAGCAAGCACTGGAAATGCTGCAAGTTGACCCACTGGGACTCGATCACATTGACCATAAATTATTAACGGGTATGATAGAACGTTTCCGCGGCGGTCCGGTTGGATTAGATACCATAGCAGCAAGTATTGGAGAAGAATCGACAACAATTGAAGATGTTTACGAACCTTACTTATTGCAAATTGGTTTTATCCAACGAACACCAAGAGGTCGTACTGTTACACAATTAGCCTACGAACACTTTAAAATGGAGATGCCTGAATGA
- a CDS encoding post-transcriptional regulator: MTSYPEQFEFVLPALESKRSEFHHFDYDTFTEEDLWEFCVKKKWRKKDINTMHLYEMINDIMDMTASDFLAYHQVEELKKARWHDDSTLENIQHLLRPLKKNK; encoded by the coding sequence ATGACGAGTTATCCGGAACAATTTGAATTCGTTTTGCCAGCGCTCGAAAGTAAACGCAGTGAATTTCATCATTTCGATTATGATACCTTTACAGAAGAAGACTTATGGGAGTTTTGTGTAAAGAAAAAATGGCGTAAAAAAGATATAAACACCATGCACCTATATGAAATGATCAACGACATTATGGATATGACGGCATCTGACTTTTTAGCTTACCACCAAGTTGAAGAGTTAAAAAAAGCTCGATGGCATGATGACAGTACGCTTGAAAATATTCAACATTTGCTGCGGCCACTTAAAAAAAATAAATAG
- the tgt gene encoding tRNA guanosine(34) transglycosylase Tgt — protein sequence MTAAVTYEHIKTCKQTGARLGIVHTPHGSFETPAFMPVGTQATVKTMSPEELKAMNAGIILSNTYHLWLRPGNDVIKEAGGLHKFMNWDRPILTDSGGFQVFSLSEFRNIKEEGVHFRNHMNGDKLFLSPEKAMHIQNDLGSDIMMAFDECPPFPATHEYMKSSVERTSRWAERCLEAHQRPQDQGLFGIIQGGEFEDLRKQSAQDLVSLDFPGYAIGGLSVGEPKDVMNRALEFTTPLMPADKPRYLMGVGSPDSLIDGAIRGIDMFDCVLPTRIARNGTLMTSTGRLNIKNAAFKRDFGPIDEKCDCYTCTNYSRAYVHHLIRADETFGIRLTSYHNLQFLLNLMRQVRQAIREDRLGDFREEFFEAYGFNKPNAKNF from the coding sequence ATGACAGCAGCAGTTACGTACGAACACATTAAAACCTGTAAACAAACAGGTGCACGACTAGGAATCGTCCACACTCCACACGGTTCTTTTGAAACACCGGCATTTATGCCAGTCGGAACGCAAGCTACCGTAAAAACGATGTCGCCAGAAGAATTAAAAGCAATGAACGCAGGCATCATTTTGAGCAACACATATCATTTATGGTTGCGTCCAGGTAATGATGTGATTAAAGAAGCTGGTGGATTGCATAAGTTCATGAACTGGGATCGTCCGATTTTAACAGATTCTGGTGGTTTCCAAGTATTTTCACTGAGTGAATTCCGTAATATTAAAGAAGAAGGCGTTCATTTCCGTAACCACATGAACGGCGATAAATTATTTTTAAGCCCAGAAAAAGCGATGCATATTCAAAACGACTTGGGTTCTGATATTATGATGGCGTTTGATGAATGTCCGCCTTTCCCAGCGACGCATGAATACATGAAATCGAGTGTTGAGCGAACTTCACGTTGGGCAGAACGTTGTCTAGAAGCGCATCAGCGTCCGCAAGATCAAGGTTTATTTGGTATTATCCAAGGTGGAGAATTTGAAGATTTGCGTAAGCAAAGTGCACAAGATCTTGTATCTCTTGATTTCCCAGGATACGCAATTGGCGGATTATCAGTGGGTGAACCAAAAGACGTTATGAACCGTGCGTTAGAATTTACGACGCCGTTAATGCCTGCGGACAAACCACGTTATTTGATGGGTGTGGGATCACCAGATTCGTTAATTGACGGAGCAATTCGGGGCATTGATATGTTCGACTGTGTATTGCCAACACGTATAGCCCGTAACGGTACATTGATGACAAGCACAGGGCGTTTGAACATTAAAAACGCAGCATTTAAACGTGATTTTGGACCAATCGACGAGAAATGTGATTGCTACACGTGTACAAATTATTCGCGGGCATATGTCCATCATTTAATTCGTGCCGATGAAACCTTCGGAATTCGACTTACTAGTTATCATAACCTGCAATTTCTGTTAAACTTAATGAGACAGGTGCGTCAAGCTATTCGTGAAGACCGCCTGGGAGATTTCCGCGAAGAATTTTTTGAAGCTTACGGTTTCAATAAACCCAATGCTAAAAATTTCTGA
- the yajC gene encoding preprotein translocase subunit YajC, whose amino-acid sequence MDTLIALSPLLLMFLLMWFFIIRPAQKRQKATKNMQTELRRGDRIVTIGGLHGLVDAVDDATIYITVADGTRLQFERQAIARVVESAKAVI is encoded by the coding sequence ATGGATACGTTAATTGCGTTATCACCTTTACTATTAATGTTCTTGTTGATGTGGTTTTTCATCATCCGTCCTGCCCAAAAGCGTCAAAAAGCAACTAAAAACATGCAGACAGAACTAAGACGTGGCGACCGTATTGTCACAATCGGTGGTTTGCACGGCCTAGTGGATGCAGTTGATGATGCAACAATCTACATCACTGTAGCTGATGGCACGCGCTTGCAGTTTGAGCGTCAAGCAATCGCACGCGTAGTGGAATCTGCAAAAGCAGTAATCTAA